GTGAACTATTTTTATAATGAGAGCAGATGTAGTCGTTAGTAGGATCAATCGTTTACGGGACTGTTGTAAAGTAGAACACAACAGCCCTACCCCACAATATTAGTTTCCACATACTTGACTAAGTTTATGAATCCGCCCCTATTCAGCAAACAACTTGCATCCTGACACTTGCTATCCTCTGAACGCAGGAACTCATTGGATACATAATGGCAATCGGGTCGGTAGGATCCCTTTTAGGGGCTATACTATATCAATACAGACTAAAAGACTATCCCTTCCGTGATCTACTCTTCTGGGCTCAGATTCTTTCTTGTCTCTCTGGAATGCTCGATTTGGTGCTGGTTCTTAGATGGAACTTGAAGTTTGGATTACCTGATTTTTTGTTCGTAGTGATTGATGCAAGTGTGTCTCAATTGATTGGAAGGCTTAAATGGATGCCACTACTTGTTTTAAGTGCAAAGCTCTGCCCTCCAGGAATCGAAGGCACTTTCTTCGCATTGCTTATGTCGATTGACAATGCTGGGCTTCTCACTGCTTCGTGGTTGGGTGGCTTGTTACTTCATGTTTTTAATGTAACAAGGACTGAATTTGACAAGTTTTGGATTGCGATTTTGATAAGGAACTTACTCAGGATAACCCCATTGTTTCTGCTGTTTCTGGTGCCAAGAGCTGATCCCAACTCTACTATATTTACAGATGAAGTTTTGGATTCGAACGAGGATTCAGGTGTTGAAGAATTAGATGATGTTGAACTTGTAGCTCTGGTTAAGAGCGTGGATGGCAGATAGATTTACTGGGAAAGAGACACAGAAGATATTGCGTTGTTTCATTCTTTAGCAGGCAAGATTTGTTCATTATGGATTGGTGGGGCATGAATCTTGCTAATACTATGCTCGTTACGTACTTTCATACCGATAGGGTAACTTTGTTAGAATGAGCGATTAGGTCGAAGAACAAAGGCGTAACAAGAACAAATATGTATttggatattttttaaaaggttTACAATCCACGTTTTGAATCAACAATCTATGTATAAGACAGCTGAATTGTCTGTGAGACAATGCCATACTGTATTGCTTAAAACGACAGGCTAAAATTTCACACCACACGCAGGACATTGTACAGTAATACAACATCACAGATCATACCAAGAAGAAGTTTTGTAACGATGGCACAAAGTTTGGTATATTAGTGTAGGGATAGGATTTGGATACTAGAATCCGACTGACCAACTCAGCAGATTAAGCTTTTAACTACAACATGCAGTAAGAAATTATCTGCACAACTTAAGACTTCATTGA
The Primulina huaijiensis isolate GDHJ02 unplaced genomic scaffold, ASM1229523v2 scaffold5453, whole genome shotgun sequence genome window above contains:
- the LOC140970307 gene encoding probable folate-biopterin transporter 2 isoform X2 yields the protein MLFLSLHNELHIVLALLFLTAASASVAIADVTVDACVAQNSGTHPSLAADMQSLCSFSSSIGSLVGFSISGIFVHLIGPQGVFGLLMIPAGLVLLVGVLLNEPQTSFFEYEQINQNFINAGKAMWKTLKLPDVWRPCIYMYVSFSLSLNISEGMFYWATDSKAGPSFSKELIGYIMAIGSVGSLLGAILYQYRLKDYPFRDLLFWAQILSCLSGMLDLVLVLRWNLKFGLPDFLFVVIDASVSQLIGRLKWMPLLVLSAKLCPPGIEGTFFALLMSIDNAGLLTASWLGGLLLHVFNVTRTEFDKFWIAILIRNLLRITPLFLLFLVPRADPNSTIFTDEVLDSNEDSGVEELDDVELVALVKSVDGR